In the Helicobacter typhlonius genome, one interval contains:
- a CDS encoding peptidoglycan DD-metalloendopeptidase family protein gives MKKIFMLMGLLSNLCFGAMAHSQTWESGYTLFAFFQKYNIPTSVYYNLPPKDKELTSEIYAGVTYYTLLGKDDELLQALIPIGDGMQIHIFKREDSYTLDFTPMIYFEQEQTISLSIQKSPYQDLMEMTHDSGLVGEFLNAYKNSVNFRSMMKNDRLALIYERKYRLGKPLKNAAIKAAVVEINKKPHYIFRYNQGRYYNQDGKEIQGFLLQTPVAGARISSRFSLGRKHPILGTVRPHYAVDYAAPKGTPIVAAADGVVIFAGKRGGYGNLIEIRHEGNLKTLYAHMNSFASGMRVGKAVKRGQLIGRVGSTGLSTGPHLHFGLYRNNVPINPLSSVKAVSKELQGKDKETFIELTKQFMPYLQEALVQSVNTITPSTEPNLPDNTDSTGANSMKEAQDIKGIDIKDTQEAQSAAPQATL, from the coding sequence AAATCTTTATGCTTATGGGCTTACTTAGTAACTTGTGTTTTGGTGCAATGGCGCACTCACAGACTTGGGAATCTGGATATACGCTTTTTGCATTTTTTCAAAAGTATAATATCCCCACGAGCGTGTATTATAATCTCCCGCCAAAAGACAAGGAGCTAACTTCTGAAATTTATGCAGGGGTTACCTACTATACGCTTTTAGGCAAAGATGATGAACTACTTCAGGCTCTTATCCCCATAGGTGATGGTATGCAGATTCACATCTTTAAGCGCGAGGATAGCTATACGCTTGACTTTACGCCGATGATTTATTTCGAGCAGGAACAGACAATTAGCCTCTCTATCCAAAAATCCCCCTATCAAGATTTAATGGAAATGACACACGATAGTGGCTTGGTTGGTGAATTTTTAAATGCCTATAAAAATAGTGTCAATTTTAGAAGTATGATGAAAAACGATAGATTAGCACTTATTTATGAGCGTAAATATCGGCTAGGCAAACCGCTTAAGAATGCCGCTATTAAAGCAGCAGTGGTAGAAATCAACAAAAAACCACATTATATTTTTAGATATAATCAAGGGAGATATTACAATCAAGATGGCAAGGAGATTCAAGGATTCTTATTACAAACTCCTGTGGCAGGGGCGCGGATAAGCTCAAGATTCTCGCTTGGGAGAAAACACCCCATACTTGGCACGGTGCGTCCTCACTATGCAGTTGATTATGCTGCACCAAAAGGCACACCCATTGTTGCGGCAGCTGATGGCGTAGTAATTTTTGCCGGCAAAAGAGGAGGTTATGGAAACCTCATAGAAATTCGCCACGAGGGCAATCTCAAAACACTTTACGCACATATGAATTCTTTTGCCTCGGGTATGAGAGTAGGTAAAGCAGTGAAGCGAGGACAACTCATCGGGCGGGTTGGCTCGACAGGACTTAGCACAGGACCGCATTTGCATTTTGGACTTTATCGTAATAATGTCCCAATCAATCCCCTCTCAAGCGTGAAAGCTGTAAGTAAAGAACTGCAAGGCAAGGATAAAGAAACATTTATCGAGCTTACAAAGCAATTTATGCCATACTTGCAAGAAGCCCTAGTCCAAAGTGTAAATACTATCACACCAAGCACAGAACCAAATCTCCCGGATAATACAGATTCCACAGGAGCAAATTCTATGAAAGAAGCTCAAGATATAAAGGGTATAGATATAAAAGATACACAAGAAGCACAGAGTGCAGCACCACAGGCAACCCTATGA
- a CDS encoding NUDIX domain-containing protein, whose protein sequence is MRHFSHISDINFCECVDSPYIKPRRMLYSENGVKRKWDFMKSLDSVAILLYHRQEDSLLFVKQFRPAVFARTLPNEHPLKQLDYESQAKGYTYELCAGLVDKAGKSLEQIAQEEVLEECGYKVDRLRLITNFSTAVGHSGAKQTLFYASIDENNRVNAGGGIDGEVIESVLVKVSELEAFTLDSEITKTPGLAFGVMWFLRHYDKLKAKAEEK, encoded by the coding sequence ATGAGGCATTTTTCACATATCAGTGATATAAACTTTTGTGAATGTGTGGATTCTCCATATATCAAACCGCGCCGTATGCTATATAGTGAAAATGGTGTAAAACGCAAATGGGACTTTATGAAAAGTTTAGATTCAGTAGCGATTTTACTCTATCATCGACAGGAGGATAGTTTGCTCTTTGTGAAGCAATTTCGCCCAGCGGTGTTTGCAAGAACATTGCCAAATGAACACCCCCTCAAACAACTTGATTATGAATCTCAAGCAAAAGGCTACACTTATGAGCTATGTGCCGGACTTGTCGATAAGGCAGGAAAAAGCTTAGAGCAAATCGCACAAGAAGAGGTGCTTGAAGAGTGTGGATACAAGGTTGATAGGCTTAGACTAATTACAAATTTTTCCACCGCAGTGGGACATAGTGGCGCGAAGCAAACATTATTTTATGCAAGTATTGATGAAAATAATCGAGTAAATGCCGGTGGAGGCATTGACGGAGAGGTTATAGAATCTGTGTTAGTAAAGGTAAGCGAACTTGAGGCATTCACACTAGATTCAGAGATTACTAAAACACCCGGTTTAGCATTTGGGGTGATGTGGTTTTTACGCCACTATGATAAACTCAAGGCAAAAGCAGAGGAGAAATGA